Proteins from a genomic interval of Ramlibacter algicola:
- the dnaN gene encoding DNA polymerase III subunit beta — protein sequence MIVLKAPQEKVLSVLQSVAGIVERRHTLPILANVLIRKTGGQVQLTTSDLEIQIRTTADLGGDTGNFTTTVGARKLIDILRTMPSDQTVSLESSQNKLVLKGGKSRFSLQTLPAEDFPLVQEAANFGPAFSVPQKTLKGLLAQVSFAMAVHDIRYYLNGILFVAEGKQLSLVATDGHRLAFASATLDKEVPRQEVILPRKTVLEMQRLLVEGEGAIEMQFASNQAKFSFEGMEFVTKLVEGKFPDYNRVIPKNHKNHVTLGRVPLLASLQRTAILTSEKFKGVRLNLEPGTLKVASNNAEQEEATDELDIDYGGDAIEIGFNVTYLIDALANMGQDMVKLELADSNSSALITNPEDANFKYVVMPMRI from the coding sequence ATGATCGTCCTGAAGGCTCCCCAGGAGAAGGTGCTCTCGGTGCTGCAGTCCGTGGCGGGCATCGTCGAACGCCGCCATACGCTCCCGATCCTGGCGAACGTGCTGATTCGCAAGACGGGCGGGCAGGTGCAGCTGACCACCAGCGACCTGGAGATCCAGATCCGCACCACCGCGGACCTGGGCGGCGACACCGGCAACTTCACCACCACGGTGGGCGCGCGCAAGTTGATCGACATCCTGCGCACGATGCCGTCCGACCAGACGGTGAGCCTCGAGTCCAGCCAGAACAAGCTGGTGCTCAAGGGCGGCAAGTCGCGCTTCTCGCTGCAGACGCTGCCGGCCGAGGACTTCCCGCTGGTGCAGGAAGCCGCGAACTTCGGCCCCGCCTTCAGCGTGCCGCAGAAGACGCTCAAGGGCCTGCTGGCGCAGGTGTCCTTCGCGATGGCGGTGCACGACATCCGCTACTACCTCAATGGCATCCTGTTCGTGGCCGAAGGCAAGCAGCTGTCGCTGGTGGCCACCGACGGCCACCGCCTGGCGTTCGCCAGCGCCACGCTGGACAAGGAAGTGCCGCGGCAAGAGGTGATCCTGCCGCGCAAGACGGTGCTGGAGATGCAGCGCCTGCTGGTCGAAGGCGAAGGCGCCATCGAGATGCAGTTCGCCAGCAACCAGGCCAAGTTCTCGTTCGAGGGGATGGAGTTCGTCACCAAGCTGGTCGAGGGCAAGTTCCCCGACTACAACCGCGTGATCCCCAAGAACCACAAGAACCACGTCACGCTGGGCCGCGTGCCGCTGCTGGCCAGCCTGCAGCGCACCGCCATCCTGACGAGCGAGAAGTTCAAGGGCGTGCGCCTGAACCTGGAGCCGGGCACCCTGAAGGTCGCCAGCAACAACGCCGAGCAGGAAGAGGCCACCGACGAACTCGACATCGACTACGGCGGCGACGCCATCGAGATCGGCTTCAACGTCACCTACCTCATCGACGCGCTGGCCAACATGGGCCAGGACATGGTGAAGCTGGAACTGGCCGACTCCAACAGTTCCGCGCTCATCACCAACCCGGAAGACGCCAACTTCAAGTACGTCGTCATGCCTATGAGGATTTGA
- the gyrB gene encoding DNA topoisomerase (ATP-hydrolyzing) subunit B gives MSDQNQVNTGPAGEDSSNFQPQIDTNQAGASAAYGESSIQILEGLEAVRKRPGMYIGDTSDGTGLHHLVFEVVDNSIDEALAGHCDDIVVTIHTDNSISVVDNGRGIPTGVKMDDKHEPKRSAAEIALTELHAGGKFNQNSYKVSGGLHGVGVSCVNALSKMLRLTVRRDGKVHVLEFSKGFVQNPVTEMRDGVEVRPMQILGDTDKRGTEVHFLPDTEIFKENNDFHYEILSKRLRELSFLNNGVNIKLHDERTGKTDDFAGAGGVKGFVDYINKGKSVLHPNAFVAMGDRQSDQGTNIGVEVAMQWNSGYNEQVLCFTNNIPQRDGGTHLTGLRAAMTRVINKYIEESELAKKAKVEVSGDDMREGLTCVLSVKVPEPKFSSQTKDKLVSSEVRGPVEDVVARTLGDYLQERPNDAKIIVGKIIEAARAREAARKAREMTRRKGVLDGMGLPGKLADCQEKDPAMCEIYIVEGDSAGGSAKQGRDRKFQAILPLRGKILNVEKARYEKLLTSNEILTLITALGTGIGKAGTINSNGKGDTDDFNVAKLRYHRIIIMTDADVDGAHIRTLLLTFFYRQMPELVERGHIYIAQPPLYKVKAGKEELYLQGPGDLDTFLLRIALNGASVHTGGDNGTLLTGDTLAELARKHQVAEQVIHRLTNFMDAEALRAIADGVRLNLDTVADAEASAVALQTKLQELDRASNQAPAEVAGEFDARTDKPVLRISRRHHGNVKSSVITQDFVHGADYKALAEAADTFRGLLHEGARVMRGEGERQKEERVGDFRQAMRWLLSEAERATSRQRYKGLGEMNPEQLWETTMDPNVRRLLRVQIEDAIEADKVFTMLMGDEVEPRRDFIETNALRAANIDV, from the coding sequence ATGTCTGATCAGAACCAAGTGAATACCGGTCCCGCAGGCGAGGACAGCTCCAACTTCCAGCCCCAGATCGACACCAACCAGGCCGGCGCCAGCGCCGCCTACGGCGAGTCGTCGATCCAGATCCTGGAAGGCCTGGAGGCCGTGCGCAAGCGCCCGGGCATGTACATCGGCGACACCAGCGACGGCACGGGCCTGCACCACTTGGTGTTCGAGGTGGTCGACAACTCCATCGACGAGGCGCTGGCCGGCCACTGCGACGACATCGTGGTGACCATCCACACCGACAACTCCATCAGCGTGGTGGACAACGGGCGCGGCATCCCCACCGGCGTGAAGATGGACGACAAGCACGAGCCCAAGCGCTCGGCGGCCGAGATCGCGCTGACGGAACTGCACGCCGGCGGCAAGTTCAACCAGAACAGCTACAAGGTCTCGGGTGGCCTGCACGGCGTGGGCGTGAGCTGTGTCAACGCGCTGTCCAAGATGCTGCGCCTGACCGTGCGCCGCGACGGCAAGGTGCACGTGCTGGAGTTCAGCAAGGGTTTCGTGCAGAACCCCGTCACCGAGATGCGCGACGGCGTGGAAGTGCGCCCGATGCAGATCCTGGGCGACACGGACAAGCGCGGCACCGAGGTGCACTTCCTGCCCGACACCGAGATCTTCAAGGAGAACAACGACTTCCACTACGAGATCCTCTCGAAGCGGCTGCGCGAGCTCTCCTTCCTGAACAACGGTGTCAACATCAAGCTGCACGACGAGCGCACCGGCAAGACCGACGACTTCGCCGGCGCCGGTGGCGTGAAGGGCTTCGTCGACTACATCAACAAGGGCAAGAGCGTCCTGCACCCGAATGCCTTCGTCGCCATGGGCGACCGGCAGAGCGACCAGGGCACCAACATCGGTGTCGAGGTGGCGATGCAGTGGAACAGCGGCTACAACGAGCAGGTGCTCTGTTTCACCAACAACATCCCGCAGCGCGATGGCGGCACGCACCTCACCGGCCTGCGCGCGGCGATGACTCGCGTCATCAACAAGTACATCGAAGAGAGCGAGCTGGCCAAGAAGGCCAAGGTGGAAGTCAGCGGCGACGACATGCGCGAAGGCCTCACCTGCGTGCTGAGCGTCAAGGTGCCCGAGCCCAAGTTTTCCAGCCAGACCAAGGACAAGCTGGTCTCCAGCGAGGTGCGCGGCCCGGTGGAAGACGTGGTGGCCCGCACGCTGGGCGACTACCTGCAGGAGCGGCCCAACGACGCCAAGATCATCGTCGGCAAGATCATCGAAGCCGCGCGTGCGCGTGAAGCGGCGCGCAAGGCGCGCGAGATGACGCGCCGCAAGGGCGTGCTCGATGGCATGGGCCTGCCGGGCAAGCTGGCGGACTGCCAGGAGAAGGACCCCGCGATGTGCGAGATCTACATCGTGGAGGGCGACTCCGCCGGCGGCAGCGCCAAGCAGGGCCGCGACCGGAAGTTCCAGGCCATCCTGCCGCTGCGCGGCAAGATCCTGAACGTGGAGAAGGCGCGCTACGAGAAGCTGCTGACCAGCAATGAAATCCTGACGCTGATCACCGCGCTGGGCACCGGCATCGGCAAGGCCGGCACCATCAACAGCAACGGCAAGGGTGACACCGACGACTTCAACGTCGCCAAGCTGCGCTACCACCGCATCATCATCATGACCGACGCGGACGTGGACGGCGCGCACATCCGCACGCTGCTGCTCACGTTCTTCTACCGCCAGATGCCCGAGCTGGTGGAGCGTGGCCACATCTACATCGCGCAGCCGCCGCTGTACAAGGTCAAGGCCGGCAAGGAGGAGCTGTACCTGCAAGGGCCCGGCGACCTCGACACCTTCCTGCTGCGCATCGCGCTCAATGGCGCCAGCGTGCACACGGGCGGCGACAACGGCACCCTGCTGACGGGCGACACATTGGCCGAACTGGCGCGCAAGCACCAGGTGGCCGAGCAGGTCATCCACCGCCTGACCAACTTCATGGATGCCGAAGCCTTGCGCGCCATCGCTGACGGCGTGCGCCTGAACCTGGACACCGTGGCCGACGCCGAAGCCAGCGCGGTCGCCCTGCAAACGAAGTTGCAGGAACTGGACCGCGCCAGCAACCAGGCGCCGGCCGAAGTCGCGGGCGAGTTCGACGCCCGCACCGACAAGCCCGTGCTGCGCATCAGCCGCCGCCACCACGGCAACGTGAAGAGCAGCGTGATCACGCAGGACTTCGTGCACGGCGCCGACTACAAGGCGCTAGCCGAAGCCGCCGACACCTTCCGCGGCCTGCTGCACGAGGGCGCGCGCGTGATGCGCGGCGAAGGCGAACGGCAGAAGGAAGAACGCGTGGGCGACTTCCGCCAGGCCATGCGCTGGCTCCTCTCGGAAGCCGAGCGCGCCACCTCGCGCCAGCGCTACAAGGGCCTGGGCGAGATGAACCCCGAGCAGCTGTGGGAAACCACCATGGACCCCAACGTGCGCCGCCTGCTGCGCGTGCAGATCGAGGACGCGATCGAGGCGGACAAGGTGTTCACGATGCTGATGGGCGATGAGGTGGAGCCGCGCAGGGACTTCATCGAGACGAATGCGCTCCGCGCCGCAAACATCGACGTCTGA
- a CDS encoding DUF2075 domain-containing protein: MARSRAYYSSDLATFLDEENTRILGTLSRAASDDGPIEPAQLLSWEQQIRCLTSALRSHPASTGGVFFEYAVPRLGRRIDVVLVLGGVVFVIEFKVGAKQYTAAALDQVWDYALDLKNFHETSHDKVLCPVLVATDAPARPIRTATSVRDDGVLVPICCNSAQLDAVLDHVLQSRPQSLVVARDWDAGRYAPTPSIIEAALALYSGHGVAEISRFGAEERNLRETSSAVDALIEQCRESRQKAICFVTGVPGAGKTLVGLNVAATHAQQGDTHSVFLSGNGPLVAVLREALTRDQVRRTRARGEKLTKSAALTTVKSFIQNVHHFRDEYLRDQRPPVDHVAVFDEAQRAWNLTQTAAFMQRKRGQAGFDMSEPEYLISCMDRHPDWAVIVCLVGGGQEINTGEAGIRGWLEALSRRFPHWKVHLPAELRDSEYQVADFLRQAPPTFSVVNDERLHLAVSMRSFRAQHVSTLVKQVLDLERQEAVRTLVRVLPSYPIVLTRDVNLGKEWVRSQARGNERYGLMVSSQAERLRPHAIHVRAPMDPVHWFLDGKEDVRSSYYLEDVATEFHVQGLELDWGCVVWDGDFRFAGSAWTHHAFVGSKWQNINSPERRTFQKNAYRVLLTRARQGVAIVVPTGTASDATRDPKFYDSTFEYLRQIGIPVLR; encoded by the coding sequence GTGGCACGCTCGCGCGCTTATTACAGCAGTGACCTCGCGACATTCCTCGATGAGGAGAACACGCGGATTCTGGGCACGTTGTCACGCGCCGCGAGCGATGACGGTCCAATAGAGCCCGCCCAACTGCTCTCTTGGGAACAGCAGATTCGCTGTCTCACGTCCGCGCTCAGGTCTCACCCTGCCTCAACTGGCGGGGTTTTTTTTGAGTACGCGGTTCCGAGGCTTGGAAGGCGTATTGATGTCGTGTTGGTTCTTGGCGGAGTTGTCTTCGTCATCGAATTCAAGGTGGGCGCGAAGCAATACACTGCCGCCGCACTGGATCAGGTTTGGGACTACGCGCTTGACCTGAAGAACTTCCATGAGACATCGCACGACAAGGTGCTATGCCCGGTGCTTGTTGCGACAGACGCTCCTGCACGGCCTATCAGGACTGCAACAAGCGTCAGAGACGATGGCGTCCTCGTTCCGATCTGCTGTAACTCTGCCCAGTTGGATGCTGTCCTGGATCATGTTCTCCAATCCAGACCGCAATCGCTCGTCGTGGCGCGAGACTGGGATGCTGGTCGCTATGCCCCAACGCCAAGCATCATTGAAGCGGCATTAGCGCTTTACTCTGGCCATGGCGTCGCGGAGATCTCGCGGTTCGGCGCCGAGGAGAGAAACCTACGAGAGACTTCTAGCGCCGTTGATGCCTTGATCGAACAATGCCGCGAATCGCGACAGAAGGCGATTTGCTTTGTCACGGGCGTGCCCGGTGCGGGGAAAACACTGGTTGGTTTGAACGTCGCGGCCACGCACGCGCAGCAAGGCGACACTCATTCTGTTTTCCTGTCTGGCAACGGGCCCCTTGTTGCTGTTCTGCGAGAGGCGCTCACGAGAGATCAGGTCCGTCGCACGCGCGCGCGCGGAGAGAAGTTGACTAAGTCTGCTGCGCTGACAACCGTCAAGTCCTTCATCCAGAACGTCCACCACTTCCGCGACGAATACTTGCGCGACCAGCGACCGCCCGTTGACCACGTAGCTGTGTTCGATGAGGCTCAACGCGCATGGAATTTGACGCAAACTGCAGCCTTCATGCAGAGGAAGCGCGGCCAGGCCGGGTTCGATATGTCCGAGCCGGAGTACCTAATTTCGTGCATGGACCGGCACCCTGATTGGGCAGTGATCGTCTGTCTGGTTGGAGGCGGGCAGGAGATCAATACGGGTGAGGCGGGCATTCGCGGCTGGCTCGAGGCGCTTTCACGCCGGTTCCCCCACTGGAAGGTGCACTTGCCTGCCGAACTGCGGGATAGCGAATACCAGGTTGCGGATTTCTTGCGGCAGGCGCCCCCGACCTTTTCTGTTGTCAATGACGAGCGCCTGCACCTCGCAGTGTCCATGCGCTCATTCCGGGCGCAACACGTCTCGACGCTCGTGAAGCAAGTGCTTGATCTCGAGCGACAAGAGGCGGTGAGGACTCTCGTTAGAGTGCTTCCGAGCTATCCCATCGTTCTGACCCGCGACGTCAATCTCGGCAAGGAGTGGGTTCGCTCCCAAGCTCGAGGGAACGAACGCTACGGTCTCATGGTCTCGTCCCAGGCGGAGCGACTAAGGCCGCATGCGATTCACGTGCGCGCACCGATGGATCCGGTCCACTGGTTTTTGGACGGGAAGGAGGACGTGCGGTCGTCCTACTACCTCGAAGACGTGGCAACAGAGTTTCACGTCCAAGGCTTGGAGTTGGACTGGGGCTGTGTTGTTTGGGACGGCGACTTCAGGTTTGCAGGGTCAGCCTGGACGCACCACGCCTTCGTGGGAAGCAAGTGGCAGAACATCAACAGCCCTGAACGGCGAACGTTTCAGAAGAACGCCTATCGAGTCCTTCTGACCCGAGCGCGGCAGGGGGTGGCCATTGTTGTTCCAACTGGCACCGCCAGCGATGCAACGCGAGACCCGAAGTTCTACGACTCCACCTTCGAATACCTTAGGCAGATCGGTATACCTGTCCTTCGGTAA
- a CDS encoding type II CAAX prenyl endopeptidase Rce1 family protein, with product MSPLSAARPRFWLFAFGPLFLAYHLPEVAARLGVAAGVASAALLLFFPLAFWLGRRSGPGPLSAYGLAPRNEWWAWLAALFLLAVVAKIAAIAIGVHWGLYLSGGPAGRAIDAGTWFSLLLVTFVPSLAEDILTRGVFAQSPLARSGLVFVVATAAVYVLNHVWRLGAGWREWFMLLCFGIAYGLAFWRTGTLWAALGLHWGWNFAGQAIDAAWQVDVHAQGGVKVLSAAVHLGMALVVVAVTKRGGGRDGFRLPPE from the coding sequence GTGTCCCCGCTGTCCGCCGCTCGCCCGCGCTTCTGGCTTTTCGCCTTCGGCCCGCTCTTCCTCGCGTACCACCTGCCTGAAGTCGCCGCGCGTCTCGGCGTGGCAGCGGGGGTGGCCTCGGCGGCGCTGCTGCTGTTCTTTCCCCTCGCGTTCTGGCTCGGGCGCCGCAGCGGCCCGGGGCCGTTGTCGGCCTATGGCCTGGCTCCTCGCAACGAGTGGTGGGCCTGGCTGGCGGCGCTCTTCCTGCTGGCGGTCGTCGCGAAGATTGCAGCCATCGCAATCGGCGTGCACTGGGGCCTGTACCTGTCGGGCGGCCCGGCCGGTCGCGCGATCGATGCGGGGACGTGGTTCTCCTTGCTGCTGGTCACCTTCGTGCCCTCGCTCGCCGAGGACATCCTCACGCGGGGCGTGTTCGCACAGTCGCCGCTCGCGCGCAGCGGCCTGGTGTTCGTGGTCGCGACGGCGGCCGTGTACGTCCTCAACCACGTGTGGCGCCTCGGTGCGGGCTGGCGCGAGTGGTTCATGCTGCTTTGCTTCGGCATCGCCTACGGGCTGGCGTTCTGGCGGACGGGGACGTTATGGGCCGCGTTAGGGTTGCACTGGGGATGGAATTTCGCGGGACAGGCGATCGACGCCGCATGGCAGGTGGATGTGCACGCGCAGGGCGGGGTCAAGGTGCTCTCGGCGGCGGTGCATCTGGGGATGGCGCTTGTCGTCGTGGCGGTGACGAAGCGGGGCGGTGGCAGGGATGGATTCCGGCTTCCGCCGGAATGA
- a CDS encoding DUF1854 domain-containing protein produces MTMFKLERSSFGRLVLTLADGAVHEGVVPVRAFPLAAPEEGVSLVSGEGREVAWVEHLGSLAGEVRALIEEELAGREFVPTVQRIEAVSSFSTPSTWSVVTDRGATQFVLKGEEDIRRLGDGALLIASGEGINFRIANRSGLDRHSRKLLERFL; encoded by the coding sequence ATGACGATGTTCAAGCTTGAACGGAGTTCATTCGGCCGGCTGGTGCTGACGCTGGCGGACGGCGCGGTGCACGAGGGCGTGGTGCCGGTGCGGGCGTTTCCGCTGGCTGCGCCAGAGGAAGGCGTGTCGCTGGTGAGTGGCGAGGGGCGGGAGGTGGCTTGGGTGGAGCACCTCGGGTCACTTGCTGGTGAGGTCCGCGCCTTGATCGAAGAGGAGCTGGCCGGGCGCGAATTCGTGCCGACGGTGCAGCGCATCGAGGCGGTGTCCAGCTTCTCGACGCCCAGCACGTGGAGCGTGGTGACCGATCGCGGGGCGACGCAGTTCGTGCTGAAAGGGGAAGAAGATATTCGGCGGCTTGGGGACGGGGCGCTGTTGATTGCGAGTGGGGAAGGGATCAACTTTCGGATCGCGAACCGATCTGGACTGGACCGACATTCGCGGAAGTTGTTGGAGCGCTTCCTGTAG
- a CDS encoding ABC transporter ATP-binding protein, which produces MQSTSPAVAVPGPDWRKALDTELDSNENVLATLEVDIDAAMHFNTGALVLTEKRLLACVDGQWADWQLADGMVLRHGDHAGIGTLELLDRTRRVALWRFTLAQQRAVLAFVARFERLQSGEPAPEEAASEDEADEDTRPPSTWVLLRLARFARPYRKQLAIGFGLTLASTAATLVPPYLTIPLMDKVLIPFQNGQRIDAGYVLLLLAGLLGSALLAWSLGWARTWLLALVSERIAADLRTTAFEHLLQLSLDYFGGKRTGDLVARIGSETDRISVFLSLHALDFATDVLMFAMTAAILFSINPWLALATLLPLPFIAWMIHAVRDRLRTGFEKIDRVWSDVTSVLADTIPGIRVVKAFAQERREAQRFREANQANLVVNDKLNKTWSLFSPTVSLLTDVGLLVVWAFGIWLVSKSEITVGVLTAFIAYIGRFYTRLDSMSRIVSVTQKAAAGAKRIFDILDHVSNVPEPAQPVKIESLRGAIDMQGLGFRYGNRSVIRGLDLSIRPGEMIGLVGHSGSGKSTLVNLICRFYDVTDGAIKVDGTDIRRFGVADYRRHIGLVLQEPFLFFGTIAENIAYGRPDATRAEIVAAARAAHAHEFILRLPLGYDSMVGERGQGLSGGERQRISIARALLIDPRILILDEATSSVDTETEKEIQKALDNLVQGRTTIAIAHRLSTLRKADRLVVMDRGRVVEVGPHDELIAKQSAYWRLYEAQARQVDEEDQLQLPAPVHAAHPAGE; this is translated from the coding sequence ATGCAATCTACTTCTCCGGCCGTCGCAGTGCCGGGCCCGGACTGGCGCAAGGCGCTCGACACGGAACTCGACAGCAACGAGAACGTCTTGGCCACCCTGGAGGTTGACATCGACGCGGCGATGCACTTCAACACCGGAGCGTTGGTCCTGACCGAGAAGCGGCTGCTAGCTTGCGTGGACGGCCAGTGGGCTGACTGGCAACTGGCTGACGGCATGGTGCTGCGCCACGGCGACCATGCGGGAATTGGCACGCTGGAGTTGCTGGATCGCACGCGGCGCGTGGCTTTGTGGCGCTTCACGCTGGCGCAGCAGCGCGCGGTGCTGGCCTTCGTCGCCCGTTTCGAGCGCCTGCAATCGGGCGAGCCCGCGCCGGAGGAGGCCGCCAGCGAGGACGAGGCCGACGAGGACACCCGCCCGCCCTCGACCTGGGTCCTGCTGCGCCTGGCCCGCTTCGCCCGCCCGTACCGCAAGCAGCTGGCCATCGGCTTCGGGCTGACGCTCGCGTCCACCGCCGCGACGCTGGTGCCGCCCTACCTGACCATCCCGCTGATGGACAAGGTGCTGATCCCGTTCCAGAACGGCCAGCGCATCGACGCCGGCTACGTGCTGCTGCTGCTGGCCGGACTGCTCGGCTCGGCGCTGCTGGCGTGGAGCCTGGGCTGGGCGCGCACCTGGCTGCTGGCCCTGGTGTCCGAGCGCATCGCGGCCGACCTGCGCACCACGGCCTTCGAGCACCTGCTGCAGCTGTCGCTGGACTACTTCGGCGGCAAGCGCACCGGCGACCTGGTGGCGCGCATCGGCTCCGAGACCGACCGCATCTCGGTCTTCCTGTCGCTACACGCGCTGGACTTCGCCACCGACGTCCTGATGTTCGCCATGACGGCGGCCATCCTGTTCTCGATCAACCCCTGGCTGGCGCTGGCGACGCTGCTGCCGCTGCCCTTCATCGCCTGGATGATCCACGCCGTGCGCGACCGCCTGCGCACCGGCTTCGAGAAGATCGACCGAGTCTGGAGCGACGTGACCAGCGTGCTGGCCGACACCATCCCGGGCATCCGCGTGGTCAAGGCCTTCGCGCAGGAGCGGCGCGAGGCGCAGCGCTTCCGCGAGGCCAACCAGGCCAACCTGGTCGTCAACGACAAGCTCAATAAGACCTGGAGCCTGTTCTCGCCGACCGTGTCGCTGCTGACCGACGTCGGCCTGCTGGTGGTCTGGGCCTTCGGCATCTGGCTGGTGAGCAAGAGCGAGATCACGGTGGGCGTGCTCACGGCCTTCATCGCGTACATCGGACGCTTCTACACGCGGCTGGACTCGATGAGCCGCATCGTCTCGGTCACGCAGAAGGCAGCCGCCGGCGCCAAGCGCATCTTCGACATCCTGGACCACGTGTCCAACGTGCCCGAGCCGGCGCAGCCAGTGAAGATCGAATCGCTACGAGGCGCGATCGACATGCAGGGCCTGGGCTTCCGCTACGGCAACCGCAGCGTGATCCGCGGCCTGGACCTGTCGATCCGCCCCGGCGAAATGATCGGCCTGGTGGGCCACAGCGGATCGGGCAAGAGCACGCTGGTCAACCTGATCTGCCGCTTCTACGACGTGACCGACGGCGCCATCAAGGTCGACGGCACCGACATCCGGCGCTTCGGCGTGGCCGACTACCGGCGCCACATCGGCCTGGTGCTTCAGGAGCCCTTCCTGTTCTTCGGCACCATCGCCGAGAACATCGCCTACGGCCGCCCTGACGCCACCCGCGCCGAGATCGTCGCCGCCGCGCGCGCCGCGCACGCGCACGAGTTCATCCTGCGCCTGCCCCTGGGCTACGACTCCATGGTCGGCGAACGCGGCCAGGGCCTGTCGGGCGGCGAGCGCCAGCGCATCTCGATCGCCCGCGCGCTGCTGATCGACCCGCGCATCCTGATCCTGGACGAAGCCACCTCCAGCGTCGACACGGAAACGGAGAAGGAGATCCAGAAGGCGCTGGACAACCTGGTGCAGGGCCGCACCACCATTGCCATCGCACACCGCCTGTCCACGCTGCGCAAGGCGGATCGGTTGGTGGTGATGGATCGGGGGCGGGTGGTGGAGGTGGGGCCGCACGACGAGTTGATCGCCAAGCAAAGCGCGTATTGGCGGCTGTATGAAGCGCAGGCACGTCAGGTCGATGAGGAAGACCAGCTGCAACTTCCGGCGCCGGTGCATGCAGCGCATCCGGCGGGGGAATGA